Within the Bacteroidia bacterium genome, the region CTCCGCAGTCTTGGAGTCAGTAAAATCCGTCTCATGACCAACAACCCGAAAAAAAGGGCCGGGCTCATCGGATATATGCTGGAAATTGTTGAAAACGTACCAATAGAAATTCAGCCTAACCAGTTTAATATCAAGTACTTAACTACAAAAAAGGAAAAGCTTGGTCATAGCTTGCAACTTTTGGAAAAAAGACCCTAAGGTGCGAGGCCAAGCCCCCTGCTTTTATTAATTTTACACTCACAAACAAACAAAACCAAACACATGAAAAAATCTACTCTGTTTATTGCTGCTTTAGTTGCGGGGATGACCATGAGTGCACAGGTTCTGATCAATAACGGACCTTTCGTATCTCACCCCGGACAAGGTCCCGGAGGTGCTGATGCTTCCGCCCTTGATACAGCCACGCACTCCACTTACGGATTCGGTCACCAGCTTGCGAACTTCAATCGTGTTGCTGACGATTTCACCATCCCGGCTAACACCTACTGGTTCATTGACTCCCTGATCGTTTACGGTTATCAGACCGGTTCCTCCACCACATCCACAATGACGCATATTGACTTTTTCATTTGGGATGCGAACCTCGGAACAGGTACTGTGTTGTATGGAGATACTGCCAGCAACCTGTTCGACGGGTCAACATTCAGCAACTGCTACCGGACACGTACCTTCGATCTGGCAACAGCTAATACCCGTCCGATCATGCGTACTGTTCACAAGTTCAGCCCTCAGCTGATGCTTGGTCCCGGCACTTATTGGGTTGACTGGCGTTGCGGCGGAACACTTGCTTCCGGCCCCTGGGCAAATCCTGTAACTATTCCTTCACAGGTTAATATGGGTAATGCACAGCAAAAGATAGGTGCGGGAGCTTTCGCAGCACTTGCCGACGCAAAACTCAACAGCACTGTAGCGCTTCCTTTCCAGTTGAAAGGAACCGTTTCTGCTGCAGGAATTGATGAGAATTCTGTTGTTCTCAACATGAATGTATGGCCGAATCCGGTAACTGAAGTTGCCAATGTAGGTATCCTGCTTGCCAATGGCGCAAACCTGACTGATTATTCTTTCAGCCTGGTGGATGTGCTTGGTAAGGAAGTTTACAACGTGGCCAATCTTACTTCCGGAAATCTTCAGATTAATTGTACTGAGTTTCCCGCAGGCGTTTACATGTATCGCCTTACGGATGCAAACGGTACTGTGAAGAGCGGTAAGATCAATGTAGTCAAGTAATTTCTTTGCTTTCTATAGAAAAGACCCCGGGGTTCCCCGGGGTTTTTTTATGTCCGTACGTCAGTATTTCGTGTCCGGAGCGGACAAATCGTCTACGTCACTGCCCATTCTCTGCCGAAAGAGCAGGTTCGCGGGCTTGGATTACTTCTTGCGGGTTCTTAGAAAACGAAAGCTATGAACTTCTCAAACTTCACGATTAAATCGCAGGAGGCCATTCAGAGGGCCCTTCAGATCGCGTTGGGGAACGAACAGCAATCTATAGAACCCGGCCACATCCTCAAGGCGA harbors:
- a CDS encoding T9SS type A sorting domain-containing protein; amino-acid sequence: MKKSTLFIAALVAGMTMSAQVLINNGPFVSHPGQGPGGADASALDTATHSTYGFGHQLANFNRVADDFTIPANTYWFIDSLIVYGYQTGSSTTSTMTHIDFFIWDANLGTGTVLYGDTASNLFDGSTFSNCYRTRTFDLATANTRPIMRTVHKFSPQLMLGPGTYWVDWRCGGTLASGPWANPVTIPSQVNMGNAQQKIGAGAFAALADAKLNSTVALPFQLKGTVSAAGIDENSVVLNMNVWPNPVTEVANVGILLANGANLTDYSFSLVDVLGKEVYNVANLTSGNLQINCTEFPAGVYMYRLTDANGTVKSGKINVVK